Genomic DNA from Solanum pennellii chromosome 3, SPENNV200:
aattatcttcCTTTATTCTAACTCTCATGGATAATTTTCAAGAGTTGAATGAAAATAGAGATCAATTACTTACTTCCTTGACcagtttaaaatttgaatatattgatcttgaaaaaattaattttgatttctaGAAAGAAAGTCAATTCCTAAAGAAACAGGAACAACAATTTGATTCTTGCACTTTGTCactcaaatctgaaattttgaaataaagtgTAACTGGGAATGGAAAGAAATTAGTGGTGACCAAATCAGATGTGACTTAGATCTAATAAGGTTAAAAAATGAACTATCTTCTGAAAGAGAAAAATCTAGAAGAATAAATCTTGATGTGGCTAGAATTAAGTATGAGCTTGAGAGGGAAAATAAATGGACTCAGTCCTCAATTACTGTGACTCAGCTTAGTAATAGAACAAAACACTAAAGCTAAAATAGGTTTTGTTAAAGAAGTTCCTAAAAAACCTCTTATTTGTGCACACAATGTGGTCGTATTGGTCACTCAAGGGGTACCTGCCCAATAGTTATAACTCACAAGACTAACAACCTCAAAGATGCCTCAAATAGAAAAATCAACCTTGTTAAAAGAAAGGAATCATGTCAAAGGAAcatgttggggaaaaagaataaatctaaaaatattttaccaaTACGGATCAATAGAGATCTCATTCATCGTTTTTATCAATACAAAGGATTCAAGCTAGTCTGGGTTCCTAAATCTAACCTTTGAATTTTCATCAAAAGTGAGATGAAGAAGAGAACATTCACCAATGAACATGTTGCTCCAGATGCATGATtgaaactagaaaaaaattCCTCTCACTTGCAAAAGAAAAACATGAAATAATAGCTTTGACAGTGAAAATAGTTGAAAAAATGGGAAAGACTGAATAAACAGGTCCAACCTATGCAACATCTAACAATTATGCGCACTTAGATGATCAGAGTGTGTATATTGCGGTCCATCAATCCAAAAGTATGATCAACATGGGAAAACACTTTTAAAAGGAACAATTTGGAACTTGGGGAGGATTAAGATCACATGAGTTTTATGCTCACTTTTGTACATTAAGTTGTATGTCTCTATACGACTTTTAAAGTCATGCTACTCATGCTTTATATCATTGTATTTGTATCTTTCACAGCAGAGAGATTTagtaaaaatggagaaaaaattaGCATTATCCAGAGATCTAGGTTTGTGCACTACaattattcataattaaatataaaatcaatgaaCATGTACATGTTCCTCCCACTTGTCCCAAAAGATATATTCATGTCCTCAATACTACTAAacaaatatcttttttaaaaacctATCTAAGTCATATCTCAGTGTGATGGTCTATGGTTGAAATGACTTTTGTGGATGACACCTCTACTTTGGTGCCTTATAAAATATAGGTTGGGGTGTAGAAAGTAGATTGTGCTGGTTCTTAGGAGGAATTATATTGGCGTGTCTAAAATTACTGAGGAAGTTTTGGAGGATGTACCTTGAGAGGGGAAATATTTTGGGGACCCTACAGCTGAACAAAGTTCAGTTGTTACGCTCAATTTGGGTGCATCTTGTGAGGGGGAATCGATTGGAGACCACTCTATATAACCTAGTTCTTCTATTGGAAACCATACAAATTTGGATTCAGGTTGATgtaaaaaaatgattatatgatgttgcACCTGATATTACCACGTTTAGGAAACAAATTGAGGGAACATGTTCCTCTACAAATGATGTTCAGAAAAATTTATTCCTCTTACTGTTTCTATTGAAATTAAAGGTGAGTCAACTATTGTTTCTCTAGAGAGCACACGATTGATTGAACAAGTTCCTTAAAGctgatatatataaaaaaagattgaGCTTGCATAGACCAAGACTACCTTTGAAATTGAGAAGGCTGCTAATTTTGTTAATCCAAAAGATCTTTTTGCTGCTGAAAAATGACTATTTACCCTCTCATTCCTGATCTTTTGATAATTACCTAGCCACTCTAGCCtttgaattttctatttttttctcatcACAAGTGCTTGATTCTATCTTTAAATTTGATTACAGTTGCGGTGTATATGCTTTTTGATTAATGCTAATGTTGGGTTTGAGTTCCAGGTTCATGTCTATCTCATATGTTTGTGTTAACACTTTGCTATAGCTAACTgcgttcttgattttttttaagtgtttgtGTTGGTGATAGTCATTGTCCATAGGTATGGAATGTGCTTCTCTTAGTGTGGTGTATTCCTTCACAGTGTTTTATGATATCAAAACGGGGAAGCGTATACTTGTGTAATATTTTTAACTCAATTGATCTAATTTGATCCTCTAATGTGTTTGCTTTGTGCATTGAGTTTTATGAAACTAACATAACACAAATTGATCTATTCACACAAGAAACAAcggtttgtcatcatcaaaaaggggacATTTGATAAATCGAGACagattttgataattgacaaataGAGGAACACAAGAAAAGAATCGGTTGCGTCGACATGTTCCTTTCAAAACGAATCCGATTGAGATAAGGAAAACGTCAACTAAGAAAATTAGAAGGTATTAAGCAGTGGACCCGTTGCTTTTTCGACAAGCAACCAGTGCAGaaagtttcttttttataaagGAGTCCTATAGGAAAAGGGAGCGCAGAAAGTCAAAGCGTAAACATGGGTATAAATCTTAAGAGAAGTAGGAAGCAGGGTCATAAAGGAAATAAGGGGGCAAaaataaagatttcaaaaaggaaataaatcaaAGTGAAGTCAAGAAGAAAAAATCGAAAACAAATTCGAGTTGAACTAGGAGTTCCACACGAAGTAGGAATCTTATGCGCGAGCTTCTAACTAGTTTCAAGAGAAAAAGGAAGCAGATCACAAGTAGGATTACTAGTTGAAATAGGTTTTGGATTCAAGTCCAAATCTATAAATAGGGCGATAGTTTCGCTGGAGAAAAATACACACGtacatagagagaagatcaaaacacgatcaagagtttgagagagttttgagatttaCTTGGGGAGTCTTGCGAGTTTGCGAGGAAAAAGTTGTAAGATTGTAGTTAAGAGTTTTGATTACAATCAAGTGTGTGTAGGATTAGTCTGACAAGTTGAAGAAACTTGATTTGGACAGTAGAAGACTTAAAGTTGGGTGGTTTTGTCTTGGGTagctagaaattagagtttataatttcttatataAGAATTAGAATTTATAATTCCTTAGATTACTTATGTTTGTAATCtttgtgttgtttggagttgagataaataatacaaagttgtgaactaattattattttatgaaattatttattagaaatCACAAACAGTAAAGAACAAGTAGTTAGTACGTGTTCCTTTACAGAATAAAGGGGGTCATAATTCTAACATTCTTCATGCTTGTTAGGTAGCAGAAATTAGATACTTGATTAGGATTAGTAAGGTAAAACCTAGCCCCCATTGCTTGTAGTTGTCCCTATTGAtactttttatgtttaataaaaGACTGCTAGACAATATCTAGTGCTAAAtttgcttttaaaaaaaatacagttCTTACCCCTCCGAGTTTTTCCTCCTCTACTTGAGTATTTTCTCGGACTCtacaatttatgattttatgccCCAATTTACTAGTACATTCTTTTTAATCATTCAGAATGCCcttatattcaattttctttgtGTATACTGTGCGAGGAGAATCCTCATATTTCTAATCAATCCACACACTTTCGGGGATTAAAATTTCTGACTTCACTTAGATGTGCATCCAATCATCATCGCATTAGATGTTCGAGTGTGAATTCATACATCTATATTTaagtattatatttaaaaaataatactatacCAATTATCTCAAAAAAGAGCTTGAGTTTATGTGAACTCGGGAAACCCTCCTAGATACACCCTTGTGTATTTGGTTCCTAATGGTTGATATATGCCATgttaaaagaagaaacaaaatagTAGAGATCCCTCAATCCCGATCAAACctataatttttagttttttctctttttttcataCTCAACTATAGAATGGAACCGTTACGAAAATAAGAAATGACAATGAGTGTGGATTCATTATTATGGTGTCAAGTTATTTATCGATGAGTAtccatttaataattttgagagaaaaagaTGAGCtcattttgttaaaatttacatgtttttccatttgataataaattaagatgaatcgGTTAAAAATTGGAATACAGTATCTAGATCGATCAAGTTTTGTCTTGACATGTAGTTATTATCAATTTTTGAGTTCTCAGTCGAGATATCAAGCAGATTATGTGTTTTAAAACGTGAGTGGATggcatcaatttttattttttttaaaaaatgtagtaTACTTGTGGAAAGATTGGGAATTAAGTTTAGTAAGAATGCACACAGGTTTAGAAATGCGACGGACAAAAGGGATCTTGTCCAGGAGCGAAAGCTAAAGCTTTACATGAAAACGTGGGAAGTTATGGCTTTGATCATAACTAGAATTtgtaattaaatatacaaatactaatTACATGCAATTTATAATAGATGTAGCATGTGCAGGAAACATGTAATTAAGTTACTAACTATACTaagtattaattaaatcaaatcctaaatattttaaaagccATGCACTACCAATAGGCAATATTCAACTAGTATAAATAGCCATCCTTACTAACACATGAATTCAATCATCAAATAAACTGCATAATTAATTAGGCCTAACCTTAGCTTGTTGACATGGCTTCCAAAAATCAGGCCTCTATTACCCTTTTCTTATCACTTAATCTCCTCTTCTTTGCTCTTGTAAGTGCAGACTGTTCAActgatattttgaaatttggggCATGTACTAATATACTTAATGATTTGGTGGGTGTAATTATCGGGACTACTCCAACTTCGTCATGCTGCAGTTTGATTGGGGGACTGGTGGACCTAGAGGCCGCGGTTTGCTTGTGCACAGCCATAAAAGCAGATATTCTGGGAATTCATTTGGATATACCAATCTCTCTAAACATCCTTCTCAACGTCTGTGGAAAGAATTATCCTACTGGTTATACTTGttgattgaaaaattattatctGCTCCATGGACCTCTTGTTCAGAATAAGTAAGCTTTGCATATATATAAATGCAGCTTCATCATTTCACTTTACTTACTTACTAGTTCTGTCATGTTCATGTATTTGTACCCTTTTGGACATGTCAATTCAATAAATGGAATGTTGTTTTTATTCACTTTGTTCGTAACCacaaattcattttatattttttccgGCTATATTTACATAGAACGTTTTCATTTCTCTAGATACATTTAATCGcaaacaaaaattgatttataGATATATGACACttgggcctaactcaaccccaaaagttAGTTCATAACGAGAGATTATCCTTGATAGACGACTATGTACTTGATTATCACTCAAACTCCATTAACACTACTCACTTGAGAAACTTAAgctaagaagagaaaagagagattgATACAATGCGTGATGATCTTGATTGTCATTATCGTTATGCATAATTTATATTCTACCGCATAAAATGAAAGTCTATCTCGATGTGTTTAGTACGGTCATGAAACACCAAATTGGTGCAACTTGTAGTGCAACATTCAATTCCTTCACTAAACCAGTCAACCATACTACCTATGAAACTGCTTTGGCCATGCTGATGTATGTACGCAACTTCTGCTAAGCTTCTTGATACTACACTTTacttctttgatttccaagaaatCAATAAGCTTCCATGTTTAACTAAGAACTCTAAAACTGACTTTCTAGTATTAGGACAAGAGGACCGTCACAAGAAAGTGTTAATGAATTGGAGACTTGACAACTCAACAAAATCCTCAGAGTTTGTTCTCTCTTGATATATTTCATGACCCTTACTAGGTAGTTCTAAGAACTGACAAGTGTTTGTACAACATAGGTTATATAAGACCTTGTTAATGTCAAATACAACATTTTCCCTGATATTTAGTCTTATCTTCTAGcatatcatcatattttttCTGCATAAATTCTTCAAGATCCTATGTAGTTACATTTGTATTAACTTGttgattgaaaaattattatctGCTTGTGAACGATCGATCGACCTCTTGTTCAGGATGAGTAAGCTTTGCATATATATAAATGCCGCTTCATCACGTTACTTTACTTACTTACTAGTTCCATCACGTTCATGTATCTTTACCTTTTTGGACATGTCAATTCAATAAATAGAATGTTGTTTTTATTCACTTTATTCGTAACCACAAATTCATTTTATACTTTTTCCGTCTAAATTTACATAGAACGTTTTCATTTTTGTAGATTCATTTAATCGcaaacaaaaattgattt
This window encodes:
- the LOC107013887 gene encoding 14 kDa proline-rich protein DC2.15-like, whose protein sequence is MASKNQASITLFLSLNLLFFALVSADCSTDILKFGACTNILNDLVGVIIGTTPTSSCCSLIGGLVDLEAAVCLCTAIKADILGIHLDIPISLNILLNVCGKNYPTGYTC